In Eriocheir sinensis breed Jianghai 21 unplaced genomic scaffold, ASM2467909v1 Scaffold1445, whole genome shotgun sequence, one DNA window encodes the following:
- the LOC126990088 gene encoding uncharacterized protein LOC126990088 isoform X2 translates to MHIGNLKLCKPKSVSYPRVWIDINLATSSILILCQVESTAQPAHPVLPEEDKEEEEVEEESFETRRRRRGRGRGRLTDRHSIELNGWRLGLPACWTPHTLEQERTPRCQVPAESAS, encoded by the exons ATGCACATTGGGAACCTCAAGCTGTGCAAGCCTAag AGTGTGAGTTACCCGAGGGTTTGGATTGACATCAACCTGGccacctcctccatcctcatcCTGTGCCAGGTGGAGAGCACGGCCCAGCCCGCCCACCCG GTACTgccagaagaagacaaggaggaggaggaggtggaagaggaatcatttg agactagaagaagaagaagaggaagaggaagaggaagactgacagacagacattccattg AATTGAATGGCTGGCGTCTCGGTCTGCCTGCCTGCTGGACGCCGCACACTCTGGAACAAGAAAGAACACCAAGATGTCAAGTTCCTGCAGAATCAGCCTCTTAG